Proteins from a genomic interval of Arachis hypogaea cultivar Tifrunner chromosome 10, arahy.Tifrunner.gnm2.J5K5, whole genome shotgun sequence:
- the LOC112717093 gene encoding receptor-like protein EIX2 — translation MRNLPQLLIVDLGENQLSGTIPSWNVSTFSSLQVLRLRQNMLNGGIPSQLCKLSSLKILDLSCNNLNGPIPWCIGNLRGMTLEAPTSPVSQAPTLPPTSPVAEAPTLPPTSPFAEAPNLSPASSIALSPAFLAPPPEDWQTEDVIEVMEGRELDYIKILKLVVIMDLSKNNLVGSIPIGITMLNGLLGLNLSNNHLTGEIPEMIENMRSLESFDVSSNQLSGTIPSNMPTLTSLSHLNLSYNNFSGPIPTDNQFLTYDSSSYAGNPYLCGFPLPNKCGYSHQVYGGSEFEDEDSNLDKWEKWLFYFVIAIGFATGFWGVIGTLWFKKTWRHVYFRWVEDLADTIYVTTAIRMAKLKKWMMMRNRVVV, via the coding sequence ATGAGAAATTTGCCACAGTTGTTGATTGTGGATCTCGGAGAGAATCAACTTTCTGGCACCATCCCATCATGGAATGTGAGCACATTTTCTTCACTACAAGTCCTAAGATTGAGGCAAAACATGTTGAATGGTGGCATTCCTTCACAGCTATGCAAATTATCATCACTTAAAATTCTGGACCTTTCTTGCAACAATTTAAATGGTCCAATACCTTGGTGCATAGGCAATCTTCGAGGAATGACTCTTGAGGCTCCTACTTCACCTGTTTCCCAGGCTCCCACTTTGCCTCCAACTTCACCTGTTGCCGAGGCTCCCACTCTGCCTCCTACTTCACCTTTTGCTGAGGCTCCCAATTTGTCTCCTGCTTCATCTATTGCTTTAAGTCCCGCTTTCTTAGCTCCTCCTCCAGAAGATTGGCAAACTGAGGATGTCATAGAAGTCATGGAAGGAAGAGAACTTGACTACATAAAAATCTTGAAGCTTGTAGTCATCATGGACTTATCCAAAAATAATTTGGTTGGCTCCATTCCTATAGGAATAACAATGCTCAATGGATTGCTTGGCTTGAATCTATCAAACAATCATTTGACGGGAGAGATCCCTGAGATGATAGAGAATATGAGATCACTTGAATCCTTTGATGTTTCAAGTAACCAACTCTCAGGCACAATTCCAAGCAACATGCCAACTTTAACATCACTAAGTCATTTAAACTTGTCATATAATAACTTCTCTGGACCAATTCCCACAGATAATCAGTTTTTAACTTATGATTCATCGAGTTATGCTGGCAACCCATATCTTTGTGGATTTCCTCTACCCAACAAATGTGGTTATTCACACCAAGTTTATGGGGGAAGTGAATTTGAAGATGAAGACAGCAACTTAGATAAGTGGGAAAAGTGGTTGTTCTACTTTGTCATTGCAATTGGCTTTGCAACTGGGTTTTGGGGAGTTATTGGCACTTTGTGGTTCAAGAAAACTTGGAGGCATGTTTACTTCAGATGGGTGGAAGATTTAGCCGACACGATCTATGTCACAACTGCAATAAGAATGGCAAAATTGAAGAAGTGGATGATGATGAGAAACCGTGTTGTTGTTTGA
- the LOC112718084 gene encoding uncharacterized protein: MFHFIHFEKYVSPKSLHVAGNRLRKESIGNNDLSTCIRHDLENLDLSQNEFNDQLPSWLGQLENLGNLDFQDNFFYGPIPSSFGKLLKLENLYLSSNKLEGDLPDFMGQLVNLQVVDLSNNLFNGTITQNLGQLVNLRVLCVSNNSLKGTIPENIRQLINLQSIDLSNNYLTGTIPTSLDQLVNVTSLDFSNNFLNGSIPMGLNQLVNLNTLDLSRNKLDGRICIDFQKLGILSYLDLSSNNLNGPITEEESWPLFIPEMVYLNLSHNHISGSLPEHIGHMMPNLSSLILGNNLINGSIPKSLCQVDNLSILDLSKNRLSGKIPNCWKDNIAWEEINLSSNKLTGTFPSSLGNLSSLSWLHLNNNSLRGEFLASVRNLKQLLILDLGENQLSGTIPSWSANTFSSLQILRLRQNRLGGSIPSQICELSSIQILDLSRNNLNGSIPRCIGNLRGMTLEAPALSPTSSAAALLNSPHARIFESDWETEDVIEVMKGRELDYIRILKLVVIMDLSQNNLVGSIPKGITLLNGLHSLNLSNNHLIGKIPNMIGDMRSLESFDVSTNQLSSTIPSSMSALTSLSHLNLSHNNFSGTIPTDNQFLTYDASSYAGNPYLCGSPLPNKCGYLHEDHGGSEFEDDDSNLDMLEKWLFYFVIAIGFATGFWGVIGTLWFKKTWRHAYFRWVEDLADIIYVTTAIRMAKLKKWMMMRSRVVA; encoded by the coding sequence ATGTTCCATTTCatccattttgaaaaatatgtgtcACCTAAAAGTTTACATGTAGCAGGAAACAGACTCCGAAAAGAATCCATTGGAAATAATGATTTGTCTACCTGCATTAGACATGATTTGGAGAATCTTGACTTGAGTCAAAATGAATTTAATGATCAATTGCCATCTTGGTTAGGACAACTTGAAAATCTAGGCAACCTTGATTTCCAAGATAATTTTTTCTATGGTcccattccttcttcttttggaAAATTACTGAAATTGGAAAATTTATATCTATCCAGCAACAAGTTAGAAGGGGACCTTCCTGATTTCATGGGACAACTAGTAAATTTACAGGTGGTCGAtctttcaaataatttatttaatggaACCATTACCCAAAATCTTGGACAACTTGTAAATTTACGAGTTCTTTGTGTCTCAAATAATTCTTTAAAGGGAACAATTCCTGAAAATATTAGACAACTTATAAACTTACAAAGTATTGATCTCTCAAATAATTATTTGACAGGAACCATTCCTACGAGTCTTGATCAACTAGTAAATGTAACTAGCCTTGACTTTTCCAATAATTTTTTGAATGGCTCAATTCCTATGGGACTTAATCAACTTGTAAATCTGAATACACTTGATCTTTCAAGAAACAAACTAGATGGGAGAATTtgtattgattttcaaaaacttggGATTCTATCATACTTGGATCTATCTTCAAACAATTTGAATGGACCCATTACAGAGGAAGAAAGTTGGCCTTTGTTTATCCCAGAAATGGTGTATTTGAATCTCTCCCATAATCATATCAGTGGCTCACTTCCTGAACATATTGGTCATATGATGCCCAATTTGTCATCCTTGATTCTTGGAAATAACCTCATAAATGGTTCAATTCCAAAATCATTGTGCCAAGTTGATAATTTGAGTATCCTTGACCTTTCAAAGAACAGACTATCTGGTAAAATCCCCAATTGTTGGAAGGATAACATAGCATGGGAAGAAATAAATTTATCATCCAACAAACTAACAGGTACTTTTCCAAGCTCACTTGGGAATCTTTCCTCTTTGTCATGGTTGCATTTGAACAATAACAGCCTTCGTGGAGAGTTTCTAGCGTCTGTGAGAAATTTGAAGCAATTGTTGATCTTGGATCTCGGAGAGAATCAACTTTCTGGCACCATCCCATCATGGAGTGCTAACACATTTTCTTCACTACAAATTCTAAGATTGCGGCAAAACAGGTTAGGTGGCAGCATTCCTTCGCAGATTTGTGAACTATCATCCATTCAAATCTTGGACCTTTCTCGCAACAATTTAAATGGTTCAATACCTCGCTGCATAGGCAATCTTCGAGGAATGACTCTTGAGGCTCCTGCTTTGTCTCCTACTTCATCTGCTGCCGCGCTTCTCAATTCGCCTCATGCACGAATATTTGAATCTGATTGGGAAACGGAGGATGTCATAGAAGTCATGAAAGGAAGAGAACTTGACTACATAAGAATCTTGAAGCTTGTAGTCATCATGGATTTGTCCCAGAATAATTTGGTTGGCTCCATTCCAAAAGGAATAACATTGCTCAATGGTTTGCATAGCTTGAATCTATCAAACAATCATTTGATCGGAAAGATCCCTAACATGATAGGGGATATGAGATCACTTGAATCCTTTGATGTTTCAACTAACCAACTCTCGAGTACAATTCCAAGCAGCATGTCAGCCTTAACATCACTAAGTCACTTAAATTTGTCACACAATAACTTCTCTGGGACAATTCCCACAGACAACCAGTTTTTAACATATGATGCATCCAGTTATGCTGGCAACCCATATCTTTGTGGATCTCCTCTACCCAACAAATGTGGTTATTTACATGAAGATCATGGGGGCAGCGAATTTGAAGATGATGACAGCAACTTAGATATGTTGGAAAAGTGGTTGTTCTACTTTGTGATTGCAATTGGCTTTGCAACTGGGTTTTGGGGAGTTATTGGCACTTTGTGGTTCAAGAAAACTTGGAGGCATGCTTACTTCAGATGGGTAGAAGATTTAGCCGACATTATCTATGTCACAACTGCAATAAGAATGGCAAAATTGAAGAAGTGGATGATGATGAGAAGCCGTGTTGTTGCTTGA
- the LOC112717091 gene encoding uncharacterized protein has protein sequence MGIRHQNVAACAVLVLVMVMAEIAGICANPSTTLHSPCLEREREALLKFKASLTDSSNMLSSWHGDDCCRWKGIGCDNVTGHVVMLDLTTPYLKCWRSMWEGEYWLRSDDDDNCYLLYNQSLLEAGNVNSSLLELEYLTHLDLTGNRFHWNPIPMFIGSMQRLRYLSLSGAGFGGKIPNNLGNLTNLHFLDLSDNEFSPDSNINWISQLPLLEHLNMMGSFIYNESQVDIINLTITAPKLQFLSLAANGLSVSNLDALQNMTSLVHLDLCGNNLTSVSSWFGNFKKLEYLDLSGCGLHGPIPNAFQNATSIEFLDLSENNFDSLPSWFHKFEKLKYLSLSSNNFQGKIPVALQNITSIESLDLFNNSFTSVPSWFIELKKLVYLNLSINKLTSMECSISSILKNMCHLKTLNIGGNKLRKEFIGNSDLSTCIRHDLENLYLWENEFNDHLPSWLGQLKNPGYLYLEDNLFYGPIPSSFGKLLKLKNLYLSNNKLEGGLPDFMGQLVNLRVVDLSNNSFNGTITQNLEQLVNLQDFDISNNYLKGIIPQNLEQLVNLQYFDVSNNYLTGSIPSSLGQLINLTNLDLSNNYLKGIIPPSLNQLVNLNRLDLSRNKLDGRICIDFQKLVNLFNLDLSSNNLNGPITVEESRLLVLSEMWYLNLSNNQISGSLPEHIGHIMPNLEDLILGNNLINGSIPRSLCQLDYLSILDLSKNRLSGKIPNCWKDNKVWEEINLSSNKLSGAVPSSFGNLSSLFWLHLNNNSLHGEFLASVRNLTQLSMMDLGENQLSGTIPSWSANTFSSLQILRLRQNRLSGSIPSQICELSSIKILDLSRNNLNGSIPRCIGNLRGMTLEGPALSPNSSIAGGFALPPESDWQTEDVIEVIKGRELDYIRILKLVVIMDLSQNNLVGSIPKGITLLNGLHSLNLSNNHLIGKIPNMIGDMRSLESFDVSSNQLAGTIPSSMSALTSLSHLNLSHNDFSGPIPTENQFSTYDSSSYAGNPYLCGSPLPNKCGYLHQVNGTTEFEDEDSKTDKLEKWLFYFVIAIGFATGFWGFIGTLWFKKTWRHAYFRWVEDLADTIYVTTAIRMAKLKKWMMMRNRVVV, from the exons ATGGGAATTAGACACCAAAATGTTGCTGCATGCGCAGTATTGGTACTTGTGATGGTGATGGCTGAAATTGCAGGCATTTGTGCAAATCCAAGTACTACTCTGCACTCTCCATGTCTTGAAAGAGAGAGGGAAGCTCTTTTGAAGTTCAAAGCATCCCTGACTGATTCATCAAACATGCTTTCCTCATGGCATGGCGATGACTGTTGCCGATGGAAAGGGATCGGTTGTGACAATGTTACTGGTCATGTTGTCATGCTTGATCTCACTACTCCTTATCTGAAATGCTGGAGATCTATGTGGGAAGGAGAATATTGGTTAAGAAGTGACGATGATGACAACTGTTACCTTTTATACAATCAGTCTTTATTAGAAGCTGGGAATGTTAATTCATCGCTGCTGGAACTGGAATACTTGACTCATTTGGACTTGACTGGAAATCGTTTCCATTGGAATCCCATACCCATGTTCATTGGTTCTATGCAACGCCTCAGGTATTTGTCCCTCTCTGGTGCTGGTTTTGGCGGGAAAATACCCAACAATCTTGGAAATCTCACCAACCTCCACTTTCTTGATTTGAGTGACAATGAATTTTCACCAGACAGCAACATCAACTGGATTTCTCAACTGCCATTGCTGGAACACCTCAACATGATGGGCTCTTTTATTTACAATGAGTCTCAG GTTGATATTATTAATCTCACCATCACTGCTCCTAAACTTCAATTCCTAAGTCTTGCCGCCAATGGACTTAGTGTGTCAAATTTGGATGCTTTACAAAACATGACATCTCTTGTGCATCTTGATCTCTGTGGGAACAATCTTACTTCAGTTTCATCTTGGTTTGGCAACTTTAAGAAACTTGAGTATCTTGATCTTTCAGGGTGTGGGCTTCATGGCCCAATTCCAAATGCTTTCCAAAATGCAACTTCCATTGAATTTTTGGACCTTTCTGAGAACAATTTTGACTCTCTTCCATCCTGGTTTCACAAGTTTGAGAAACTCAAGTATCTTTCCCTCTCATCTAATAACTTCCAAGGTAAAATTCCTgttgctttacaaaatataactAGCATCGAGTCCCTTGACCTTTTTAACAACTCTTTTACTTCAGTTCCATCTTGGTTTATTGAGTTAAAGAAACTTGTCTACCTCAATCTTTCAATTAATAAATTAACATCTATGGAATGTTCCATTTCatccattttgaaaaatatgtgtcACCTGAAAACATTAAATATAGGAGGAAACAAACTCCGAAAAGAATTCATTGGAAACAGTGATTTGTCTACCTGCATTAGACATGATTTGGAGAATCTTTATTTGTGGGAAAATGAATTTAACGATCATTTGCCATCTTGGTTAGGACAACTTAAAAATCCAGGCTACCTTTATCTCGAAGATAATCTTTTTTATGGTCCCATTCCCTCTTCTTTTGGAAAATTACtgaaattgaaaaatttataTCTATCTAACAACAAGTTAGAAGGGGGCCTTCCTGATTTCATGGGACAACTTGTAAATTTACGGGTAGTCGATCTTTCAAATAATTCATTTAATGGAACGATTACTCAAAATCTTGAGCAACTTGTAAATTTACAAGATTTTGATAtctcaaataattatttaaaggGAATTATTCCTCAAAATCTTGAGCAACTTGTAAATTTGCAATATTTTGATGTCTCAAATAATTATCTGACGGGATCCATTCCTTCGAGTCTTGGTCAACTTATAAATCTAACTAATCTTGATTtgtcaaataattatttaaaaggaATCATCCCTCCAAGTCTTAACCAACTTGTAAATCTTAATAGGCTTGATCTTTCAAGGAATAAACTAGATGGGAGAATTtgtattgattttcaaaaacttgtGAATCTATTCAACCTGGATCTGTCTTCAAACAATTTGAATGGACCCATTACAGTGGAAGAAAGCAGGCTTTTGGTTCTCTCAGAAATGTGGTATTTGAATCTCTCAAATAATCAAATCAGTGGCTCACTTCCTGAACATATTGGTCATATAATGCCCAATTTGGAGGACTTGATTCTTGGAAATAACCTCATAAATGGTTCAATTCCAAGATCATTGTGCCAACTTGATTATTTGAGTATCCTTGACCTTTCAAAGAACAGACTATCTGGTAAAATCCCCAATTGTTGGAAAGATAACAAAGTATGGGAAGAAATAAATTTGTCATCCAACAAACTCTCAGGGGCTGTTCCAAGCTCATTTGGGAATCTTTCCTCTCTCTTTTGGTTGCATTTGAACAATAACAGTCTTCATGGAGAGTTTCTAGCGTCTGTCAGAAATTTGACCCAGTTGTCGATGATGGATCTCGGAGAGAATCAACTTTCTGGCACCATCCCATCATGGAGTGCTAACACATTTTCTTCACTACAAATTCTAAGATTGCGGCAAAACAGGTTAAGTGGTAGCATTCCTTCACAGATATGTGAACTCTCATCCATTAAAATCTTGGACCTTTCTCGCAACAATTTAAATGGTTCAATACCTCGCTGCATAGGCAATCTTCGAGGAATGACTCTTGAGGGTCCCGCTTTGTCTCCAAATTCATCTATTGCTGGAGGTTTTGCTCTTCCACCAGAATCTGATTGGCAAACGGAGGATGTCATAGAAGTCATAAAAGGAAGAGAACTTGACTACATAAGAATCTTGAAGCTTGTAGTCATCATGGATTTGTCCCAGAATAATTTGGTTGGCTCCATTCCAAAAGGAATAACATTGCTCAATGGTTTGCATAGCTTGAATCTATCAAACAATCATTTGATCGGAAAGATCCCTAACATGATAGGAGATATGAGATCACTTGAATCCTTTGATGTTTCAAGTAACCAACTCGCGGGTACAATTCCAAGCAGCATGTCAGCCTTAACATCACTAAGTCATTTAAACTTGTCACACAACGACTTCTCTGGCCCAATTCCTACAGAGAACCAGTTTTCAACTTATGATTCATCGAGTTATGCTGGCAACCCATATCTTTGTGGATCTCCTCTACCCAACAAATGTGGTTATTTACATCAAGTTAATGGGACCACTGAATTTGAAGATGAAGACAGCAAAACAGATAAGTTGGAAAAGTGGTTGTTCTACTTTGTGATTGCAATTGGCTTTGCAACTGGGTTTTGGGGATTTATTGGGACTTTGTGGTTCAAAAAAACTTGGAGGCATGCTTACTTCAGATGGGTGGAAGATTTAGCCGACACGATCTATGTCACAACTGCAATAAGAATGGCAAAATTGAAGAAGTGGATGATGATGAGAAACCGTGTTGTTGTTTGA
- the LOC112717094 gene encoding uncharacterized protein → MRVRYQSVTACAVLVLVAVVVEIAELCICANSTTLLHPQCLERERQALVKFKASLTDSSNLLSSWHGHDCCQWEGIGCDNVTGHVVMLDLATPYVKWSRSVPQIEYDMAEDSEDELVSSEYDYHFSDQYLVATNVNSSLLELEYLSHLDLSGNFFYPSPIPMFIGSMQRLRYLSLSRAYLSGRIPSNLGNLTNLHFLDLSDNEFSRDSNINWISQLPLLEHLDMSSIYYGLQVDIVNVTISAPNLQILSLAHNRLNVSNLDAFQNATSIEFLDLSWNNFDSLPSWFHKFEKLKHLFLSSNNFQGTIPDALQNMTSIEVLDLSDNSFTSVPSWFVELKKLVYLSLSSNKLTSMECSISSILKNMCHLKSLYIAGNKLQKESIGNNDFSTCIRHDLENLDLSQNEFNDHLPSWLGQLENLGNLYLHDNFFYGLIPPSFGKLLKLKNLYLSNNKLEGGFPDFMGQLVNLHVVDLSNNSFNGTITQNLEQLVNLQHFDVSKNYLRGSIPSSLGQLINLTKLDLSINFLKGIIPTSINQLVNLNRLDLSRNKLDGKICIDFQKLVNLSYLDLSSNNLNGPITVEESRLLVLSEMWYLNLSHNQISGSLPEHIGHIMPNLGYLILGNNLINGSIPKSLCQVDDLSILDLSKNRLSGKIPNCWKDNRKWDEINLSSNKLTGTFPSSFWNLSTLSWLHLNNNSLHGEFLASMRYLPYLLIMDLGENQLSGPIPSWSANTFPSLQVLRLRQNMLNGSIPSQLCELSSLRILDLSRNNLNGSIPRCIGNIQGMILEGSALSATSSIASGPALPPDSDWQAENVKEVVKGRELDYIRILKFLVHMDLSENNLVGSIPKEITLLDGLHSLNLSNNHLIGKIPNKIGDMRSLESFDVSSNQLSGTIPSSMPALTSLSHLNLSYNNFSGPIPTEYQFSTYKSSSYAGNPYLCGYPLPNKCGYLHEDHGSSEFEDGDSNLDKLEKWLFYLVIAIGFATGFWGVIGTLWFKKTWRHAYFRWVEDLADTIYVTTAIRMAKLKKWMMKRNRVVA, encoded by the exons ATGAGAGTTAGATACCAAAGTGTTACTGCATGCGCAGTATTAGTACTTGTGGCGGTGGTTGTTGAAATTGCAGAGTTATGCATTTGTGCAAATTCAACAACTCTCCTCCACCCTCAGTGTCTTGAACGAGAGAGGCAAGCTCTTGTGAAGTTCAAAGCATCCCTGACTGATTCATCAAACTTGCTTTCCTCCTGGCATGGCCATGACTGCTGTCAATGGGAAGGGATCGGTTGTGATAATGTTACTGGTCATGTTGTCATGCTTGATCTCGCTACTCCTTATGTGAAATGGTCGAGATCCGTGCCACAAATTGAATACGACATGGCGGAAGACTCTGAAGATGAGTTGGTATCAAGTGAATATGACTACCATTTCAGCGATCAATATTTGGTAGCTACGAATGTTAATTCGTCCCTACTGGAACTGGAATACTTGAGTCATTTGGACTTGAGTGGAAATTTCTTCTATCCGAGTCCCATACCGATGTTTATTGGTTCTATGCAACGCCTGAGGTATTTGTCCCTCTCTCGTGCTTATTTAAGTGGGAGAATACCCAGCAATCTTGGAAATCTCACCAACCTCCACTTTCTTGATCTGAGTGACAATGAATTTTCACGAGACAGCAACATCAATTGGATTTCTCAACTGCCATTGCTGGAGCACCTCGACATGAGCTCTATTTACTATGGGTTGCAG GTTGATATTGTTAATGTCACCATCAGTGCTCCTAACCTTCAAATCCTAAGTCTTGCCCACAATAGACTTAATGTATCAAATTTGGATGCTTTCCAAAATGCAACTTCTATTGAATTTTTGGATCTTTCTTGGAACAATTTTGACTCCCTTCCATCCTGGTTTCACAAGTTTGAGAAACTCAAGCATCTTTTTCTTTCATCTAATAACTTCCAAGGTACAATTCCGGATGCTTTACAAAATATGACTAGCATTGAGGTCCTTGACCTTTCTGACAACTCTTTCACTTCAGTTCCATCTTGGTTTGTTGAGTTAAAGAAACTTGTCTATCTCAGTCTTTCAAGTAATAAATTAACATCCATGGAATGTTCCATTTCatccattttaaaaaatatgtgtcACCTGAAAAGTCTATATATAGCAGGAAACAAACTCCAAAAAGAATCCATTGGAAACAATGATTTTTCTACCTGCATTAGACATGATTTAGAGAATCTTGACTTGAGTCAAAATGAATTTAACGATCATTTGCCATCTTGGTTAGGACAACTTGAAAATCTAGGCAACCTTTATCTCCATGATAATTTTTTCTATGGTCTCATTCCCCCTTCTTTTGGAAAATTACtgaaattgaaaaatttataTCTATCCAACAACAAGTTAGAAGGGGGCTTTCCTGATTTCATGGGACAACTTGTAAATTTACATGTCGTCGATCTTTCAAATAATTCATTTAATGGAACAATTACCCAAAATCTTGAGCAACTTGTAAATTTACAACATTTTGATGTCTCAAAAAATTATCTAAGAGGATCCATTCCTTCGAGTCTTGGTCAACTTATAAATCTAACTAAACTTGATttgtcaattaattttttaaaaggaatCATCCCTACAAGTATTAACCAGCTTGTAAATCTTAATAGGCTTGATCTTTCAAGGAATAAACTAGATGGGAAAATTtgtattgattttcaaaaacttgtGAATCTATCATACCTGGATCTGTCTTCAAACAATTTGAATGGACCCATTACAGTGGAAGAAAGCAGGCTTTTGGTTCTCTCAGAAATGTGGTATTTGAATCTCTCACATAATCAAATCAGTGGCTCACTTCCTGAACATATTGGTCATATAATGCCCAATTTGGGGTACTTGATTCTTGGAAATAACCTCATAAATGGTTCAATTCCAAAATCATTGTGCcaagttgatgatttgagtatCCTTGATCTTTCAAAGAACAGACTATCTGGTAAAATCCCCAATTGTTGGAAGGATAACAGAAAATGGGACGAAATAAATTTGTCATCCAACAAACTCACAGGGACTTTTCCAAGCTCATTTTGGAATCTCTCCACTCTGTCATGGTTGCATTTGAACAATAACAGTCTTCATGGAGAGTTTCTAGCATCTATGAGATATTTGCCATATTTATTGATTATGGATCTCGGAGAAAATCAACTTTCTGGCCCCATCCCATCATGGAGTGCGAACACATTTCCTTCACTACAAGTCCTAAGATTGCGGCAAAACATGTTGAATGGTAGCATTCCTTCACAGCTATGTGAACTATCATCACTTAGAATCTTGGACCTTTCTCGCAACAATTTAAATGGTTCAATTCCTCGGTGCATAGGCAATATTCAAGGAATGATTCTTGAGGGTTCTGCTTTATCTGCTACTTCATCTATTGCTTCCGGACCTGCTCTTCCACCAGATTCTGATTGGCAAGCTGAGAATGTCAAAGAAGTCGTGAAAGGAAGAGAACTTGACTACATAAGAATCTTGAAGTTTTTAGTCCACATGGATTTGTCCGAGAATAATTTGGTTGGCTCCATTCCGAAAGAAATAACATTGCTCGACGGATTGCATAGCTTGAATCTATCAAACAATCATTTGATCGGAAAGATCCCTAACAAGATAGGGGATATGAGATCACTTGAATCCTTTGATGTTTCAAGTAATCAACTCTCGGGCACAATTCCAAGCAGCATGCCAGCTTTAACATCACTAAGTCATTTAAACTTGTCCTATAATAACTTCTCTGGACCAATTCCCACAGAATACCAGTTTTCAACTTATAAGTCATCGAGTTATGCTGGCAACCCATATCTCTGTGGATATCCTCTACCCAACAAATGTGGTTATTTACATGAAGATCATGGGAGCAGCGAATTTGAAGATGGTGACAGCAACTTAGATAAGTTGGAAAAGTGGTTGTTCTACCTTGTCATTGCAATTGGCTTTGCAACTGGGTTTTGGGGAGTTATTGGCACTTTGTGGTTCAAGAAAACTTGGAGGCATGCTTACTTCAGATGGGTGGAAGATTTAGCCGACACGATCTATGTCACAACTGCAATAAGAATGGCAAAATTGAAGAAGTGGATGATGAAGAGAAACCGTGTTGTCGCTTGA